One Mya arenaria isolate MELC-2E11 chromosome 7, ASM2691426v1 genomic window carries:
- the LOC128241223 gene encoding uncharacterized protein LOC128241223: MDLKMFTACLIMTVFLIKHSDAAITQWQGTQADGTAIPAFTAGADSDQTTAIELAEGTTGTLFTLTATADAGTVTYTFEGSGNPGSIADSTISSAGVVSLASGQSLDYESGTTSYIFKIIATSSSAATDTGTATLTLSITDRTLWTQTSYVACLSGTSMAAGASIGTYASTDATSTQTVAFTVTGGADQAKFAIDSSTGALTVAASNTLETTTKYVYIVELTATITGVLAEVTTVYVALACSSGAGQITALLGVLLMSVLPSLFC, translated from the exons ACGCCGCGATCACTCAATGGCAAGGTACACAAGCTGATGGCACTGCCATTCCTGCCTTTACTGCTGGAGCTGACTCAGATCAGACCACGGCGATTGAGTTGGCTGAGGGTACAACAGGGACTCTGTTCACCCTTACTGCAACAGCTGATGCTGGAACAGTTACATACACATTCGAAGGTTCCGGCAACCCTGGCAGCATTGCCGATTCCACCATTAGTTCCGCAGGAGTTGTCTCACTTGCTTCTGGACAATCACTTGACTACGAATCAGGGACAACatcatacattttcaaaataat CGCCACCTCATCTTCAGCTGCCACTGATACGGGAACGGCGACGCTGACGTTGAGCATCACTGACCGCACTCTCTGGACTCAGACATCTTATGTCGCATGTTTGTCTGGCACTTCGATGGCAGCAG GGGCAAGCATTGGCACCTATGCTTCTACGGATGCCACAAGTACCCAGACTGTTGCATTCACAGTCA CGGGTGGTGCCGACCAGGCCAAGTTTGCGATTGATTCTTCTACTGGAGCGTTGACCGTGGCAGCTTCAAATACTCTGGAGACAAccacaaaatatgtttacatcGTTGAATTGACCGCCACTATAACTGGCGTACTTGCTGAAGTCACAACCGTCTATGTAGCTTTGGCTTGCTCCAGCGGGGCTGGGCAGATTACTGCCCTCCTTGGCGTTCTACTAATGTCCGTGCTACCATCTCTCTTCTGCTAA